A single window of Qipengyuania sediminis DNA harbors:
- a CDS encoding transglycosylase SLT domain-containing protein → MERHIRKLTVIAALALAAPAAPALADAASVAYFTRETAAAVPVLLSGEERAWYAAFFAAVDARAWDRVETLLAERPEGPLHGHARARYYLAPESPPIDLARLTQWLERHAELPQAEAIARVAAARGGVDLPALPAAQSLRPQAGLTRRNRPRSVDDGTMPAEVAKAIGERITADDPDGARLLLDGVDAGLSAEARAEYRQRIAWSYYIENRDAEALAQAQTVAAGRGPWVAEGAWVAGLAAWRLGDCREAAIGFAQANRAADPELAAAANYWLARSFIRCRQPGQASAALRQAARFDETLYGMLALEQLGAPLPATHLRPDLTAADWQRLERRQTARTAVMLAELGRRGEASEALRHQARIGPATEFLALARLARALGLPEAQRFMAYNAPTGARPDPAARWPITGRQPQGGWRVDPALAFAHALQESSFREEVVSPANAIGLMQVRPIAAREHADEIGLDARTLDLKDPAVNLALGQEALRALAASPNTRGALPKVIAAYNAGMTPVARWNSEIRDSGDALLYMESIPYWETRAYANIVLRNYWMYLRQAGAPAASRTDLAQNRWPAFPRER, encoded by the coding sequence ATGGAGCGCCACATCCGCAAATTGACCGTCATAGCCGCGCTCGCGCTCGCCGCGCCCGCCGCACCAGCCCTCGCCGATGCCGCCAGCGTCGCCTATTTCACCCGCGAGACCGCGGCGGCGGTGCCGGTACTGCTAAGCGGCGAGGAGCGGGCGTGGTACGCAGCCTTCTTCGCCGCAGTCGATGCCAGGGCCTGGGACCGGGTGGAGACCCTGCTCGCCGAGCGGCCCGAAGGCCCGCTGCATGGGCATGCGCGGGCGCGGTACTATCTTGCCCCCGAAAGCCCGCCGATCGATCTCGCCCGGCTGACCCAATGGCTCGAACGTCATGCCGAATTGCCGCAGGCCGAAGCCATCGCGCGGGTCGCGGCGGCGCGCGGCGGGGTGGACCTGCCCGCGCTGCCCGCAGCGCAGAGCCTGCGCCCCCAGGCGGGCCTCACGCGCCGCAACAGGCCGCGTTCGGTGGACGACGGGACCATGCCGGCCGAGGTCGCGAAGGCCATCGGCGAGCGGATTACGGCGGATGATCCCGATGGTGCTCGGCTGCTGCTCGACGGAGTGGATGCCGGCCTCAGCGCCGAGGCGCGCGCCGAATACCGGCAGCGCATCGCCTGGAGCTATTACATCGAGAACCGCGACGCGGAGGCTCTGGCGCAGGCGCAGACCGTCGCCGCCGGGCGGGGGCCGTGGGTGGCGGAAGGGGCCTGGGTCGCAGGGCTCGCCGCCTGGCGGCTGGGCGATTGCCGGGAGGCCGCGATCGGCTTCGCCCAGGCCAATCGAGCCGCCGACCCGGAGCTCGCCGCAGCGGCGAACTATTGGCTCGCGAGGAGCTTCATACGCTGCCGCCAGCCTGGGCAGGCAAGCGCCGCGCTGCGCCAGGCGGCGCGCTTCGACGAGACGCTCTATGGCATGCTCGCGCTCGAGCAATTGGGCGCGCCTCTTCCCGCCACGCATCTGCGCCCCGATCTGACCGCGGCGGACTGGCAGCGGCTGGAACGGCGGCAGACCGCGCGCACGGCGGTGATGCTGGCGGAGCTCGGGCGGAGGGGCGAGGCGTCGGAAGCGCTGCGGCATCAGGCCCGTATCGGCCCGGCAACCGAATTCCTCGCGCTCGCCCGCCTCGCCCGCGCGCTGGGCCTGCCCGAGGCGCAGCGCTTCATGGCCTATAACGCGCCGACCGGTGCCAGGCCCGATCCGGCTGCGCGCTGGCCGATCACCGGGCGTCAACCGCAAGGCGGCTGGCGGGTCGATCCCGCGCTCGCCTTCGCCCATGCCTTGCAGGAATCGAGCTTCCGCGAGGAGGTGGTGAGCCCCGCCAATGCCATCGGGCTGATGCAGGTCCGGCCCATCGCCGCGCGCGAACATGCCGACGAGATCGGGCTCGATGCGCGCACGCTCGATCTGAAGGACCCGGCCGTCAATCTCGCACTAGGGCAAGAGGCCCTGCGCGCCCTGGCCGCCAGCCCCAATACGCGCGGGGCGCTGCCCAAGGTCATCGCCGCCTACAACGCCGGGATGACCCCGGTGGCGCGCTGGAACAGCGAGATCCGCGATTCCGGTGATGCGCTGCTCTATATGGAATCGATTCCCTATTGGGAGACGCGGGCCTACGCCAATATCGTGCTGCGCAATTACTGGATGTATCTGCGCCAGGCGGGGGCCCCGGCAGCGAGCCGCACGGATCTGGCGCAGAACCGCTGGCCGGCCTTCCCGCGCGAGCGCTGA
- a CDS encoding electron transfer flavoprotein-ubiquinone oxidoreductase gives MSERESMPCDVVIVGGGPAGLSAAIRLKQLNAELEVILLEKGSEIGAHILSGAVIDPKALNELLPDWRETASLAQTPVTDNLHWNLSPRRKHDMNHAFMPPLMSNKGNYTGSLANLCRWLAEQAETLGVMVFPGFPAAEVILEDDTVKGVITQDMGVAADGSHKPDYQPGMEIRAKYTLFAEGARGSLTKRMKAKFDLERDAQPQIYGLGIKELWDIEPGKHVPGRVIHTQGWPLSESGSWGGGFIYHQANNQLAIGFVTALDYKNPWVRPYQEFQRWKHHPEIAALLEGGKRVAYGARVINEGGWQSVPKLAFPGGALIGCSAGFVNVPRIKGTHTAMKSAMLAAEAVARAIGEGREHAELMDYDAAVRESWIATELKLVRNAEPAVAKFGEDFGTILAGIDMWMRTLKIGLPITMKHHRDSETLQRADLYTPIAYPKPDGVISFDRLTNVAYSYTNHAEDQPNHLKVRDYDLQYRSEYLVYGGPSQRYCPAGVYEWLVPDDGGQPKFQINSQNCVHCKTCDIKDPNQNIEWVTPEGGGGPNYPNM, from the coding sequence ATGAGCGAACGTGAATCGATGCCCTGCGATGTCGTGATCGTCGGCGGCGGCCCGGCGGGCCTCTCGGCCGCGATCCGGCTGAAGCAGCTCAATGCCGAGCTCGAGGTCATCCTGCTCGAGAAGGGCAGCGAGATCGGCGCGCATATCCTCTCGGGTGCAGTGATCGACCCCAAGGCGCTGAACGAGCTGCTGCCCGACTGGCGCGAGACGGCCTCGCTCGCTCAGACCCCCGTTACCGATAATCTGCACTGGAACCTGTCGCCGCGGCGCAAGCACGACATGAACCATGCCTTCATGCCGCCGCTGATGAGCAACAAGGGGAACTACACCGGCAGCCTCGCCAATCTGTGCCGCTGGCTGGCCGAGCAGGCAGAGACGCTTGGTGTCATGGTCTTTCCGGGCTTCCCCGCTGCCGAAGTCATTCTCGAAGACGACACGGTGAAAGGGGTCATCACGCAGGACATGGGCGTGGCCGCCGACGGCAGCCACAAGCCGGATTATCAGCCCGGCATGGAAATCCGCGCCAAATATACGCTCTTCGCGGAAGGGGCACGGGGTAGCCTGACCAAACGCATGAAGGCGAAGTTCGACCTTGAACGCGACGCGCAGCCGCAAATCTACGGCCTCGGCATCAAGGAGCTGTGGGACATCGAACCCGGAAAGCACGTGCCGGGCCGGGTGATCCATACCCAAGGCTGGCCTCTCAGCGAGAGCGGCAGCTGGGGTGGCGGATTCATCTACCACCAGGCGAACAATCAGCTCGCGATCGGCTTCGTCACCGCGCTCGATTACAAGAACCCATGGGTGCGCCCCTATCAGGAGTTCCAGCGCTGGAAGCATCATCCCGAGATCGCGGCGCTCCTCGAAGGCGGCAAGCGGGTGGCCTATGGTGCCCGCGTCATCAACGAGGGCGGGTGGCAGTCGGTCCCCAAGCTGGCCTTCCCGGGCGGCGCGCTGATCGGCTGCTCGGCCGGCTTCGTGAACGTTCCCCGGATCAAGGGCACGCATACCGCGATGAAGAGCGCGATGCTCGCCGCCGAGGCAGTGGCCCGCGCAATCGGCGAAGGGCGCGAGCATGCCGAGCTCATGGATTACGACGCGGCCGTGCGCGAAAGCTGGATCGCGACCGAGCTAAAGCTGGTCAGGAACGCGGAGCCGGCGGTCGCCAAGTTCGGTGAGGATTTCGGTACGATTCTTGCGGGAATCGACATGTGGATGCGCACGCTCAAGATCGGGCTGCCGATCACCATGAAGCACCACCGGGACAGCGAGACGCTGCAGCGCGCCGACCTTTACACGCCGATCGCTTATCCCAAGCCTGATGGCGTCATCAGCTTCGACCGGCTGACCAATGTCGCCTACAGCTACACCAACCATGCCGAAGACCAGCCGAACCATCTGAAGGTGAGGGATTACGACCTTCAGTACCGCAGCGAATACCTCGTCTATGGCGGTCCCTCGCAGCGCTATTGCCCTGCGGGCGTCTACGAATGGCTGGTGCCGGATGACGGCGGGCAACCCAAGTTCCAGATCAACAGCCAGAACTGCGTCCACTGCAAGACCTGCGACATCAAGGACCCCAACCAGAACATCGAATGGGTCACGCCAGAAGGCGGCGGCGGGCCGAATTATCCGAATATGTAA
- a CDS encoding endonuclease domain-containing protein → MRARKPRSGMSLPQTMLWRELGKRPGGFKFRRDRPAGEPSTLHFHCASLRLDIEVDGFAHDSAPAAKRDQQRSQCLRSQRVAASRVPASAIFEDIEAVVVRIVRVCEERRHELAPRRASPPPAGED, encoded by the coding sequence ATGCGCGCACGCAAGCCGCGCAGCGGGATGAGCTTGCCGCAGACGATGCTTTGGCGCGAACTGGGCAAACGGCCCGGGGGCTTCAAATTCCGCCGTGACCGCCCCGCGGGCGAGCCCTCCACACTCCACTTCCATTGCGCCTCATTGCGGCTGGACATCGAAGTTGATGGTTTCGCCCACGACAGCGCGCCAGCAGCGAAGCGCGATCAGCAGCGTTCGCAATGTCTGCGATCGCAGCGCGTCGCGGCTTCACGCGTGCCCGCCAGCGCAATTTTCGAAGATATCGAAGCAGTTGTCGTTCGGATCGTGCGGGTGTGCGAGGAACGCCGCCACGAGCTGGCCCCCCGCCGCGCAAGTCCTCCCCCTGCCGGGGAGGATTGA
- a CDS encoding 4-(cytidine 5'-diphospho)-2-C-methyl-D-erythritol kinase, whose amino-acid sequence MRETAFAKINLALHVRGRRGDGYHELETLFAFVDEGDILAARVAERDALTTLGEFAEGLDPFDNLVAKALAVLPRPGGLAITLEKNLPVAAGLGGGSADAGAVFRLVRERYGLPEGWRKRAAKLGADVPACVESVTAIGRGTGTELERADDSLAGTPVLLINPRRPLATGPVFAGWDGVDRGPLPDGDARTIALQGRNDLQSIAIALCPVIAEVLGALRDTTPWLARMSGSGATCFALYGHEGARDTAARFMQAQRPDWWQMTGRLR is encoded by the coding sequence GTGCGCGAGACCGCCTTTGCCAAAATCAACCTCGCCTTGCATGTGCGGGGGCGGCGGGGGGATGGGTATCACGAGCTTGAGACGCTGTTCGCCTTTGTCGATGAGGGCGACATTCTCGCCGCGCGCGTCGCGGAGCGGGATGCGCTGACGACTTTGGGCGAATTCGCGGAAGGGCTCGATCCGTTCGACAATCTTGTCGCGAAGGCGCTGGCCGTGCTGCCCCGGCCCGGGGGGCTGGCGATCACGCTCGAGAAGAACCTGCCCGTTGCGGCCGGGCTCGGCGGCGGGTCGGCGGATGCGGGGGCGGTGTTTCGATTGGTTCGCGAGCGCTATGGTTTGCCTGAGGGCTGGCGAAAGCGCGCGGCGAAGCTGGGTGCCGATGTGCCGGCTTGCGTTGAAAGCGTCACTGCGATCGGGCGCGGGACGGGGACCGAGCTGGAGCGTGCTGACGACAGCCTGGCGGGAACCCCGGTGCTGCTCATTAATCCGCGCCGTCCGCTCGCGACCGGCCCGGTGTTCGCAGGTTGGGACGGGGTGGACCGCGGGCCGCTTCCCGATGGAGACGCGCGGACGATCGCGCTGCAAGGACGCAACGATCTCCAATCGATTGCCATCGCGCTGTGCCCGGTGATTGCCGAGGTTCTCGGGGCGCTCCGCGACACCACCCCGTGGCTCGCCCGCATGTCGGGGTCGGGGGCGACGTGTTTCGCGCTTTACGGACACGAGGGTGCGCGAGACACCGCTGCGCGCTTCATGCAAGCGCAGCGACCCGATTGGTGGCAAATGACGGGGCGGCTGCGGTGA